The Caloenas nicobarica isolate bCalNic1 chromosome Z, bCalNic1.hap1, whole genome shotgun sequence genome has a segment encoding these proteins:
- the LPAR3 gene encoding lysophosphatidic acid receptor 3: MNECYYDKRMDFFYNKTNTDTVDEWTGPKLIIVLCFGTFFCLFIFISNSLVIAAVVKNKRFHFPFYYLLANLAAADFFAGIAYVFLMFNTGPVSKTLTVNRWFLRQGLLDTSLTASLVNLLVIAVERHMSIMRMKIHSNLTKKRVTFLIVSIWAIAIFMGAVPTLGWNCLCDITACSSLAPIYSRSYLVFWSVLNLVVFFIVVVVYIRIYMYVQRKTNVLSSHTSGSISRRRTPVKLMKTVMTVLGAFVVCWTPGLVVLLLDGLNCTYCGIQNVKRWFLLLALLNSVMNPIIYSYKDDEMWATMKRMICCSSEDKSQDRRSSRIPSTVLCRSTDTSGHYIEDGIIQGTICGIGDLGDKGNS; this comes from the exons ATGAACGAATGCTACTATGATAAGCGCATGGACTTTTTTTATAACAAGACAAATACTGACACAGTAGATGAGTGGACAGGGCCAAAGCTTATTattgttctgtgttttgggacatttttctgcctcttcattttcatttcaaattcatTGGTCATAGCAGCTGTGGTCAAGAACAAGAggtttcattttcccttttactATCTCCTGGCCAACTTAGCTGCTGCAGACTTTTTTGCTGGAATTGCCTATGTCTTCTTGATGTTCAACACTGGCCCAGTGTCTAAGACGTTAACTGTTAACCGCTGGTTCTTGCGTCAGGGTCTTCTGGACACCAGCCTGACAGCATCCCTGGTGAATCTCCTCGTCATAGCTGTTGAGCGGCACATGTCGATAATGCGGATGAAGATCCACAGTAATCTCACGAAGAAGAGAGTCACCTTCTTAATTGTATCAATTTGGGCTATTGCTATTTTCATGGGTGCTGTTCCTACCCTGGGTTGGAACTGCCTCTGCGACATTACCGCCTGCTCATCCCTGGCACCTATTTACAGCAGAAGTTACCTGGTGTTCTGGAGTGTCTTAAACCTGGTTGTCTTCTTCATCGTGGTGGTGGTTTACATAAGAATCTACATGTACGTCCAAAGGAAAACTAATGTCTTGTCATCGCACACTAGTGGATCCATTAGCCGTAGGAGAACCCCTGTGAAGCTTATGAAGACCGTCATGACTGTCCTAG GTGCCTTCGTTGTCTGTTGGACCCCTGGCCTGGTTGTCTTACTGCTTGACGGTCTGAACTGCACCTACTGTGGGATTCAGAATGTTAAAAGGTGGTTTCTTCTGCTGGCCCTGTTGAACTCTGTCATGAATCCAATAATTTATTCATACAAAGATGATGAGATGTGGGCTACCATGAAAAGGATGATTTGCTGCTCCTCTGAGGATAAGAGCCAGGACAGACGCTCGTCGCGGATCCCCTCGACAGTTCTCTGCAGGAGCACAGATACCTCGGGGCACTACATCGAAGATGGCATTATTCAGGGAACAATTTGTGGAATAGGAGATCTTGGTGACAAAGGAAACTCTTGA